AGTGGCTTGCTACATCTAGACCTCTCCAGAAACCTTCTCTCCAGCATCAACCCTGGGTACTTTTCCAATCTCAGCAGCCTGCTTCATCTAGACCTCTCCAGAAACCTTCTCTCCAGTGTCTTCCCTTCAAGCTTCTCCCACTTGAACAACCTAGAGGTCCTGGATCTCTCTGAAAACCTTGTTGTGAGGCTCCCCGTTAACTTGTTCTCTGGACTCAACAGCCTAAGAGAATTAGTTCTAAGAGAAAACAAGCTTAAGGAACTGAATCCAGATCAGTTCAAAGGTCTGACTGAGCTTAGGCGTCTAGATCTTTCCTTTAACAGTCTCAGCTCCATTCCCACACACCTTCTGGATGGTCTCCAGAACCTAGTGTGGCTCTCGCTTCTTGGCAACAAGCTGAGAACTCTGGAGCGGTCTTCACTTGAGCCAGCGACTGCTCTACAGCAACTTCTGCTGGATGGAAACCCGTGGAATTGTAACTGCAATTTAATTCCACTCAAGCATTGGCTGGAATGGATTGTATACACAGGTGAGAGAGCTCATTTATCACAATTctttgcatatttgtcacacttaaaacATCAGACCATCAaacaaattgtaatattacacaaagataatgcaagtaaatacaaaatgcagttttgaaatgatgatttcatttacTAAGGGAAAAAACCTGTCCAAACCTGCCTGGCCCTACGAAAAAAATGTATTGCCCCCTTCTTTTACATCATGAAAGAACTGAGCAACACATCACGCCACActctaaagaaattcaaaaacagatgagaaacaaaatagttgacACGTATCAGTCTGGAAAACTTGGAACAGTGGTGAATCTTCCCAGGACTGGCCGGCCTACCAAAATGACTTCAAGAGCACAACGAcgactcatccaggaggtcataaaagaacccagaacaacatcTAAAGAGCTGCAGGCCTTACTTGCCTCAATTAAGGTCAGTGTTCACGATTCAACAATAAGAAAAAACGGCATCCATGGGAGAATTCAAAGACAAAACCCATTGCTGACCAAAAAGAACACAACGGCTCGtctcacatttgccaaaaaaatatcttgattataTCCAAGACTTTTGGGCAAATATTTTGTGGATTGATGGGACAAAAGTTGAACGttttggaaggtgtgtgtccTGTTACTTTTGGCATAAAACCAACACAGCATTTCATGAAAAGAACATCATGCCAACAGTCAAACATAGTGGTGGTAGAGTGATGGTCTGGGGACCAGCTTTGCTGGTTAAAGACCTGACTTGCTATAATTGATGGAAGCATCAAGCGCACTTGGGTTCTCCAGcaggacaatgaccccaaacacaccagcaagtccacctctgaatggttcaagaaaaacaaaattaagttttcggagtggccaagtcaaagtcTGGACTTAAATCCCATTGAGATGCTGTGGGATGACCTTAAACAGTCCATTCATGCTCaaaaccctccaatgtggctgaattaaaacaattctgcaaagaagagtgggaaAATTCCTCTACAGCATTATGAGAGACTCATTGGAAatgcttgattgcagttgttgctgcaaaGGGTGGCACAACCAGTTATTGGAGTGTGTCATTTACTTTTTCACAGTGTCAGGCAGATTTGGACatctttttttcctttaataaatgaaatcgTTATTTAAATTCTGCATTTTGTGTTTACTCGGGCAATATCTTAAATTGCATTGACGTTTTCATAAAAGTTATGTCTTTCTCTTTTATCATTCCATAGGTGGCAGCATAGATTCTGCCAACTGCTCCTTTCCTGCTAATTTGCATGGTAAGGATCTTCGCAGTATCCCTATGGAGATGTTCAGACACTGTTACCCCCTCTATCTGGAGACAAGGTACCCATCTGCAGCCAAGGGCCACCAGGTCCCGGCTGGGTCAGCCG
The sequence above is drawn from the Carassius gibelio isolate Cgi1373 ecotype wild population from Czech Republic chromosome B25, carGib1.2-hapl.c, whole genome shotgun sequence genome and encodes:
- the LOC128014715 gene encoding leucine-rich repeat and transmembrane domain-containing protein 2-like, which translates into the protein MQSSMKIISLLMTLLSSFGTSTSCPSGCTCNVNHTDCSDPNELASLDSILNQLPFDASYLNLSNNNFTTVEPGSFSNFSGLLHLDLSRNLLSSINPGYFSNLSSLLHLDLSRNLLSSVFPSSFSHLNNLEVLDLSENLVVRLPVNLFSGLNSLRELVLRENKLKELNPDQFKGLTELRRLDLSFNSLSSIPTHLLDGLQNLVWLSLLGNKLRTLERSSLEPATALQQLLLDGNPWNCNCNLIPLKHWLEWIVYTGGSIDSANCSFPANLHGKDLRSIPMEMFRHCYPLYLETRYPSAAKGHQVPAGSAGDCMRQRYRPVSVRRATATVVVAGVVCGVVCVMMVVTATYGCIYAMLMAHEQQQLVEGNSQRQQPLMVAKEPEQDEKEDLIPTIGKGAEATECVAWMAFPPEVCV